Proteins found in one Ovis aries strain OAR_USU_Benz2616 breed Rambouillet chromosome 19, ARS-UI_Ramb_v3.0, whole genome shotgun sequence genomic segment:
- the IL17RD gene encoding interleukin-17 receptor D — protein sequence MAPWLQLCSVFFTVNACLNGSQLAVAAGGSSRARGADTCGWRGVGPASRNSGLHNITFRYDNCTTYLNPVGKHMIADAQNITISQYACHDQVAVTILWSPGALGIEFLKGFRVILEELKSEGRQCQQLILKDPKQLNSSFKRAGMESQPFLNMKFETDYFVKIVPFPSIKNESNYHPFFFRTRTCDLLLQPDNLACKPFWKPRNLNITQHGSDMQVSFDHAPHTFGFRFFYLHYKLKHEGPFKRKTCKQEQNTEITSCLLQNVSPGDYIIELVDDSNTTRKVMHYALKPVHSPWAGPIRAVAITVPLVVISAFATLFTVMCRKKQQENIYSHLDEESSESSTYTTALPRERLRPRPKVFLCYSSKDGQNHMNVVQCFAYFLQDFCGCEVALDLWEDFSLCREGQREWVIQKIHESQFIIVVCSKGMKYFVDKKNYKHKGGGRGSGKGELFLVAVSAIAEKLRQAKQSSSGALSKFIAVYFDYSCEGDIPGVLDLSTKYKLMDHLPQLCSHLHSQDRSPQEPGLQPGRVSRRNYFRSKSGRSLYVAICNMHQFIDEEPDWFEKQFSPFHPPPLRYREPVLEKFDSGLVLNEVLCKPGPENEFSLKAESAGPGTPADSHSEGPQFGPDEDVEAGPVVAGASAVLRPLLHAGKAAGPSDMPRDSGIYDSSVPSSELSLPLMEGLSADQTETSSLTESVSSSSGLGEEDPPALPSKLLASGVCKAEPGCCSYTGELHTVAPL from the exons GGAGTGGGGCCGGCCAGCAGAAACAGCGGGCTGCACAACATCACCTTCAGATATGACA ACTGCACCACTTACTTGAATCCGGTGGGGAAGCACATGATCGCTGACGCCCAGAACATCACCATCAGTCAGTACGCCTGCCACGACCAAGTGGCTGTCACCATTCTTTGGTCCCCCGGGGCCCTCG GCATCGAATTCCTAAAAGGATTTCGGGTAATACTGGAGGAGCTGAAGTCAGAGGGACGACAGTGCCAACAACTGATTCTAAAGGACCCGAAGCAGCTCAACAGTAGCTTCAAAAGAGCT GGGATGGAATCTCAACCTTTCCTGAATATGAAATTTGAAACGGATTACTTTGTAAAGATCGTCCCTTTTCCTTCCATTAAAAACGAAAGCAATTATCACCCTTTCTTCTTCAGAACCCGCA CGTGTGACCTGCTATTGCAGCCGGACAACCTGGCTTGTAAACCTT TCTGGAAGCCTCGGAACCTCAACATCACTCAGCATGGTTCGGACATGCAGGTGTCTTTTGACCACGCACCCCACACCTTTGGCTTCCGTTTCTTCTATCTTCATTACAAGCTCAAGCATGAAGGACCCTTCAAGCGAAAGACCTGTAAACAG GAGCAAAATACAGAGATAACCAGCTGCCTTCTTCAAAATGTGTCTCCTGGGGATTATATAATTGAG CTGGTCGATGACAGTAATACGACAAGAAAAGTGATGCATTATGCCTTAAAACCAG TGCATTCCCCGTGGGCTGGGCCCATCAGAGCCGTGGCCATCACTGTGCCATTGGTCGTCATATCGGCATTCGCGACGCTCTTCACGGTGATGTGCCGCAAGAAGCAACAAG aaaatatatattcacactTAGATGAAGAGAGTTCGGAGTCCTCCACGTACACCACAGCACTCCCCAGGGAGAGGCTCCGGCCTCGGCCCAAGGTCTTCCTCTGCTATTCCAGTAAAGATGGCCAGAATCACATGAACGTTGTCCAGTGCTTTGCCTACTTCCTCCAGGACTTCTGTGGCTGTGAG gtggctctggaCTTGTGGGAAGACTTCAGCCTCTGcagggaagggcagagagaaTGGGTCATCCAGAAGATCCACGAGTCCCAGTTCATCATCGTGGTGTGTTCCAAAGGCATGAAATACTTCGTGGACAAGAAGAACTACAAGCACAAAGGAGGCGGCCGAGGCTCTGGAAAAGGGGAGCTCTTCCTGGTGGCGGTGTCTGCCATTGCCGAGAAGCTCCGCCAGGCCAAGCAGAGTTCATCCGGGGCGCTCAGCAAGTTCATTGCCGTCTACTTCGATTATTCCTGCGAAGGAGACATTCCCGGCGTCCTGGACCTAAGCACCAAGTACAAACTCATGGACCATCTGCCCCAGCTCTGCTCCCACCTGCATTCCCAGGACCGCAGTCCGCAAGAGCCGGGGCTGCAGCCGGGAAGGGTTAGCCGAAGGAACTACTTCCGGAGCAAGTCAGGCCGCTCCCTGTACGTCGCCATTTGCAACATGCACCAGTTTATTGACGAGGAGCCTGACTGGTTTGAGAAGCAGTTCTCTCCTTTCCATCCGCCTCCTCTCCGCTACCGGGAGCCGGTCTTGGAGAAGTTTGACTCGGGCTTGGTTTTAAACGAAGTCCTCTGCAAGCCAGGGCCCGAGAATGAATTCAGCCTGAAGGCCGAGTCGGCGGGCCCCGGGACACCGGCAGACTCGCACTCTGAGGGCCCGCAGTTCGGGCCTGACGAAGACGTGGAGGCTGGACCTGTTGTCGCGGGTGCCAGTGCCGTTCTGCGGCCCCTGCTGCACGCGGGAAAAGCTGCTGGGCCCTCGGACATGCCGCGGGACTCGGGCATCTACGACTCGTCCGTGCCCTCGTCTGAGCTGTCCCTGCCCCTGATGGAAGGGCTCTCCGCGGACCAGACGGAAACGTCTTCGCTGACGGAGAGCGTGTCGTCCTCCTCAGGCCTGG gtGAGGAAGACCCTCCTGCCCTTCCTTCCAAGCTGCTTGCCTCAGGGGTGTGCAAAGCAGAACCTGGCTGCTGCAGCTACACTGGTGAACTCCACACAGTCGCCCCTTTGTAA